From the Corticium candelabrum chromosome 2, ooCorCand1.1, whole genome shotgun sequence genome, one window contains:
- the LOC134176456 gene encoding uncharacterized protein LOC134176456, with product MSLPKSKIKKTVVHVEFAAVVQMDSVWAIQGLHKLVELSSQQVVSYDSESSGCNGGGSDDATRDSYFSKSSIHARCTDWLKIGKSTAIADDEYDMIMYLYRHGPIAVSLSVENLRLYSKKILSFCGGNHSKTNQVVVLTGFEVSDGGTPF from the exons ATGTCGTTACCAAAGTCAAAGATCAAGAAAACTGTGGTTCATGTTGAGTTTGCTGCAGTTGTTCAGATGGATAGTGTATGGGCCATACAAGGGCTTCATAAACTTGTTGAACTGTCTTCTCAACAAGTTGTATCATATGATAGCGAGTCTAGCGGTTGTAACGGTGGTG GATCAGACGACGCCACTAGAGACTCCTACTTTAGTAAGAGCTCAATTCACGCTCGCTGTACAGATTGGCTTAAAATAGGAAAATCGACTGCCATTGCAGATGATGAATACGACATGATTATGTATCTCTATCGACACGGTCCAATAGCTGTCAGCCTCAGCGTAGAGAATCTGAGGCTCTACTCAAAGAAAATACTGAGTTTCTGTGGAGGCAATCACAGCAAGACAAATCAAGTGGTTGTACTCACTGGTTTTGAAGTGAGTGATGGCGGCACACCATTTTAA